A genome region from Deinococcus sp. KNUC1210 includes the following:
- a CDS encoding S9 family peptidase — MPDSFEGLASDRPVSTSASTSVVMPESLYALKFPSDPQLSPDGSRVAFVLTRIEDEHADTPGSDEGSAPRYRSRIQLSEGGPARDLTSGESRDSSPRWSPDGTSLAFLSNRSSGTGSAGKPQVYLLPLNGGEARQLTRFRNGVSNLAFSPDGRYLSFLSQGDTEDKRDERGEARAITSLRYRFNGVGMLPPRPAALYLHDLSSGETRLWHAPEYDISDYAWRPQAGGVLFVSSLSQLDAACWRQEVFELPLEGEPRQLTRWAAPIGQLAPHPDGVRFAGIGRPASRLNTEDNHVFLFGASGEGQRLDAAWDFPAGSIVAGDLHVGSFPDRPTWADEQTLSLLYTVGGSAGLFDLQLGGTVSPRLHDPERVTAAFSLNAHGLACISESVTQPTEVYLNGVCVTDHAAQLPFVPVPATRVAFDTELGEGEGWVLLPTGTQTVPALLNIHGGPHTAYGHGFMHEFQLYAAAGYSVCYSNPRGSVGYGQAWSEDIHGRWGSIDMQDLLTFFDACLTQFPRLDATRTGIMGGSYGGFMTNWITSQTDRFQVAVTDRSICNLLSFGGTSDIGMRFWDDELGGNFHRRADTARLWEMSPLQFVEQVRTPTLIIHSLEDLRCPVEQGEQWFTALQLHGVPSRFVRFPGEDHELSRSGRPDRRVRRLQEYLDWVGAYLK, encoded by the coding sequence ATGCCTGACAGTTTCGAGGGTCTCGCGTCCGACCGGCCTGTGTCCACCTCTGCTTCGACTTCCGTCGTCATGCCGGAAAGCCTGTACGCCCTGAAGTTTCCCTCCGATCCGCAGCTCTCGCCCGACGGCTCACGGGTGGCCTTCGTCCTGACCAGAATCGAGGATGAACACGCCGATACGCCCGGCTCAGACGAGGGCAGCGCTCCGCGTTATCGCAGCCGCATTCAGCTCTCGGAAGGCGGCCCGGCCCGCGACCTGACGAGCGGTGAGAGCAGGGACAGTTCGCCGCGCTGGTCGCCCGACGGCACGTCGCTGGCCTTTCTGAGCAACCGCTCCTCGGGCACGGGCAGCGCGGGCAAACCCCAGGTGTACCTGCTGCCCCTGAACGGCGGCGAGGCGCGGCAACTGACCCGCTTCCGGAACGGCGTGTCGAATCTGGCCTTCAGCCCCGATGGACGCTACCTCAGCTTTCTGAGCCAGGGCGACACCGAAGACAAACGCGACGAACGCGGCGAGGCGCGTGCCATCACGTCGCTGCGTTACCGCTTCAACGGGGTGGGAATGTTGCCGCCACGCCCTGCCGCCCTGTATCTGCACGACCTGAGCAGCGGTGAAACCAGGCTCTGGCACGCCCCCGAATACGACATCAGTGACTATGCTTGGCGGCCCCAGGCGGGCGGTGTGCTGTTCGTCAGCAGCCTCAGTCAGCTCGATGCGGCCTGCTGGCGGCAGGAGGTCTTCGAGCTGCCGCTGGAAGGCGAGCCGCGTCAGCTCACCCGCTGGGCCGCCCCGATTGGACAGCTGGCCCCGCACCCGGACGGCGTGCGCTTTGCGGGCATCGGTCGCCCGGCCAGCAGGCTCAATACCGAAGACAACCACGTGTTCCTGTTCGGTGCCAGCGGCGAGGGACAGCGGCTGGACGCCGCCTGGGACTTCCCGGCGGGGAGTATCGTGGCGGGCGACCTGCACGTGGGCAGCTTTCCAGACCGCCCGACCTGGGCAGACGAGCAGACCCTCAGTCTGCTGTACACCGTGGGCGGCAGCGCGGGGCTGTTCGATCTTCAGCTGGGCGGCACGGTCTCGCCCCGCCTGCACGACCCCGAGCGCGTGACGGCGGCCTTCAGCCTGAACGCGCACGGACTGGCCTGCATCAGCGAGAGCGTGACGCAGCCCACCGAGGTTTATCTGAACGGCGTATGCGTGACCGACCATGCCGCCCAGCTCCCCTTCGTACCCGTTCCCGCGACCCGCGTCGCCTTTGACACCGAACTGGGCGAGGGAGAAGGCTGGGTGCTGCTGCCCACCGGAACACAGACCGTACCCGCGCTGCTGAACATTCACGGCGGGCCACACACCGCTTACGGGCACGGCTTCATGCACGAATTTCAGCTCTATGCCGCTGCGGGCTACAGCGTGTGCTACAGCAATCCGCGTGGGTCGGTGGGCTACGGGCAGGCCTGGAGCGAGGATATTCACGGGCGCTGGGGCAGCATCGACATGCAGGATCTCCTGACCTTCTTCGATGCCTGCCTGACGCAGTTTCCCCGGCTGGACGCAACCCGGACGGGCATCATGGGCGGCAGCTACGGCGGCTTCATGACGAACTGGATCACCTCGCAGACCGACCGCTTTCAGGTCGCCGTGACCGACCGCAGCATCTGCAATCTGCTCTCGTTCGGCGGCACTTCGGATATCGGCATGAGATTCTGGGACGACGAACTGGGCGGCAATTTCCACCGCCGCGCCGATACCGCCAGGCTCTGGGAGATGAGCCCGCTTCAGTTCGTCGAGCAGGTCCGCACGCCCACCCTGATCATTCACAGTCTGGAAGACCTGCGCTGTCCCGTCGAACAGGGCGAGCAGTGGTTCACGGCGCTGCAACTGCACGGTGTTCCCTCGCGCTTCGTGCGCTTCCCCGGCGAAGACCACGAACTGAGCCGCTCAGGTCGCCCGGACCGCCGGGTCCGGCGGCTTCAGGAATATCTGGACTGGGTGGGCGCGTATCTGAAGTAA